Genomic window (Acidimicrobiia bacterium):
CATGGCGATGATGCGGGCGGCGTTCTATCGCAGGTTTGGCGAGGCGGCTGATGTGCTTGAGGTTGGGGAGGTCGACAAGCCCGTCCCGGCTGAGGGCGAGGTGCTTGTTCGCGTGGTCGTGTCGGGGGTCAATCCCACCGACTGGAAGGCCCGTCGGGGCAGTCGACCCATGGTGTTCCCGTTTGTCATCCCCAACCAGGACGGTGCCGGCGTGATCGAAGCGGTCGGTCCGGGAGTCGACGAGGCCCGGGTCGGGCAGAACGTGTGGATCTACTTCGCGGCGAGTGGCCGCCAATATGGGACCGCCGCCGAATACACGGTCGTGCCTGCCGAACGCGCCGTTCCGCTTCCTAACAGGGCATCCATGGATCTGGGCGCCAGCATGGGCGTCCCGGCTCTCACGGCTCACCGGGCACTTTATTGGGATGGCCCGATCGATGGGCAGACCATCCTGGTATCCGGTGGTGCGGGAGCGGTCGGTCACTATGCCATTGAGTTGGCCAAACACGCCGGCGCCAGAGTGGTCGCGAC
Coding sequences:
- a CDS encoding NADPH:quinone reductase — protein: MRAAFYRRFGEAADVLEVGEVDKPVPAEGEVLVRVVVSGVNPTDWKARRGSRPMVFPFVIPNQDGAGVIEAVGPGVDEARVGQNVWIYFAASGRQYGTAAEYTVVPAERAVPLPNRASMDLGASMGVPALTAHRALYWDGPIDGQTILVSGGAGAVGHYAIELAKHAGARVVATVSSSEKAALAEAAGADVVVNYREADADKQILVAAPGGVDRIVEVALGENMELDAAVLAPHGTIVTYARTAHDPVVNVINHMMGNQTLRFMMLYDAGEEAIAAGVAAVTDCLERGVLTELPAHRFALSDIAAAHEACEAHAIGKVLIDI